In Aciduliprofundum sp. MAR08-339, a single window of DNA contains:
- a CDS encoding respiratory chain complex I subunit 1 family protein, with amino-acid sequence MIPQIIIGAVQMFVVLLLSPLMVGIMKRVEARFESRRGMSIFQPYYDLAKFFRKETLIPEDAGSLFTVAPILAFTAYLILPWVVPIVFGTPSWFAPTVDFLGGAFIFGFASFFSIIGAEKTGSYYTGIGSTRGVNFGAFAEPVLITVFFGVALITGTNNPFVTNEVLRNSPSWMLSTTHILLIAAFFLLLLFDTGKLPIESHGMGELGMIGQGMGLEYTGPLYALKSWGAYMKQFILFSVFINVFAIPWLIPLSLTPWNVIWGTALLFVKMLIVIFAMVVVEMSVAKIRLFKIIDYLTFSYLMALLAVISLFLVGGVPK; translated from the coding sequence ATGATCCCCCAGATAATAATCGGAGCAGTTCAGATGTTTGTGGTTCTTCTGCTCTCTCCTCTAATGGTCGGTATAATGAAAAGAGTGGAGGCAAGATTTGAATCTAGAAGGGGTATGAGCATATTTCAGCCATACTATGATCTGGCAAAGTTCTTCAGAAAGGAGACCCTCATACCCGAGGATGCAGGTTCACTATTTACAGTTGCTCCTATTTTAGCTTTCACCGCGTACCTCATCCTTCCCTGGGTGGTACCCATAGTATTCGGCACACCCTCCTGGTTTGCTCCAACCGTGGACTTTTTGGGAGGTGCCTTCATATTTGGATTTGCCTCATTTTTCTCGATAATAGGTGCTGAAAAAACCGGGTCGTATTATACGGGCATAGGGTCTACGAGAGGCGTGAATTTTGGTGCCTTTGCAGAGCCCGTGCTAATAACAGTGTTTTTTGGTGTTGCTCTCATAACAGGTACAAACAATCCATTTGTCACAAACGAGGTTTTGAGAAACAGCCCCTCTTGGATGCTCTCCACGACACACATACTGCTCATAGCTGCATTCTTTCTCCTCCTTCTTTTTGACACCGGAAAACTGCCAATTGAGAGTCATGGAATGGGTGAACTCGGGATGATTGGACAGGGAATGGGGCTTGAATACACAGGCCCCCTCTATGCCCTTAAGTCATGGGGTGCATATATGAAACAGTTCATTCTCTTTTCTGTGTTCATCAACGTTTTTGCAATACCATGGCTGATTCCTCTTTCCCTCACCCCATGGAACGTCATATGGGGAACGGCTCTCCTTTTCGTGAAGATGCTCATTGTCATATTCGCGATGGTTGTTGTGGAGATGAGCGTGGCTAAAATCCGGCTTTTTAAGATCATTGATTATCTCACCTTCTCCTATCTGATGGCACTTCTTGCAGTCATATCATTGTTCCTTGTGGGAGGTGTGCCCAAATGA
- a CDS encoding aldehyde ferredoxin oxidoreductase family protein — protein sequence MITGKILRINLDTQSVGEEVLPEEVLKKYPGGKALGYYIFAREVPPNIEPFYRENKILFVPGLLSGLAPGASKVAVISKSPETNLIHDSYAGDRFGPFLHRWGYAAMIIEGRAKSPVYITVGDNVDILPADFLWGKGVYEVSDEIWKRHGDGAIAAIGPAGENLVRFANIMFDTERSAGRGGLGAVMGSKNLKAIFIKPMGVENMKIEISKRDEWDKTRSELYQKLDESASPSLKIYGTTNSLVLSGKRGMSPAYNFSKPYIPEELARKLGGDEAKKYEIEPERFVHGKSCPVKCARYIELEYNGKKFRVKPEYESIGMLGAATGVFNFPDVAYLIHLANDLGLDAIAAGNTIGWLFELVERGLVGSDEIGVPVKGFGDAQAEENLLRMIAYRRGFGAILAEGVKRAGEILNRGQRHAVHVKGLESPAWDPRGLRTYGLSYATADVGASHLRGWPYPRSLPNDGPAKELVANLIQSRDKDALFDTLGLCKFVPWEKEDIESILSTLQFSGDLKNVGWRTECISRVYAIASGLIPEKDDTIPPRWWEKEEDGPARGNAAFMNHEDFIEARREFYRLRGWDENGVPKKETLKILGIEEFSSFLR from the coding sequence ATGATTACCGGAAAAATTCTTCGGATCAATCTTGACACTCAAAGTGTGGGAGAGGAAGTATTACCAGAGGAGGTGCTGAAAAAATACCCTGGAGGAAAGGCCCTGGGATACTACATCTTCGCAAGAGAGGTCCCTCCGAACATAGAGCCTTTTTACAGAGAGAACAAGATTCTATTCGTCCCGGGACTTCTCAGCGGTCTGGCCCCAGGAGCAAGCAAGGTGGCTGTAATATCAAAATCTCCTGAAACGAATCTGATACACGACAGCTATGCAGGAGATAGATTCGGTCCATTTCTGCACCGGTGGGGCTACGCTGCCATGATAATAGAGGGAAGAGCAAAAAGCCCGGTTTACATCACTGTGGGCGATAACGTGGACATACTCCCTGCAGATTTTCTTTGGGGTAAGGGAGTATACGAAGTATCCGATGAAATATGGAAAAGACATGGGGATGGGGCCATTGCAGCCATAGGTCCCGCAGGAGAGAATCTGGTTCGATTTGCAAACATAATGTTTGACACAGAGCGCTCAGCTGGAAGGGGGGGTCTCGGAGCCGTCATGGGTTCAAAAAATCTCAAGGCGATTTTCATCAAACCCATGGGCGTTGAGAATATGAAAATTGAAATTTCAAAAAGGGATGAATGGGACAAAACTCGCTCAGAACTCTATCAAAAACTTGATGAAAGTGCCTCTCCCTCACTGAAGATATATGGAACAACAAACTCACTTGTGCTCTCCGGAAAGAGGGGAATGAGCCCTGCCTACAACTTCTCAAAGCCCTACATTCCCGAGGAACTGGCAAGAAAACTCGGAGGCGATGAGGCGAAAAAATACGAGATAGAGCCGGAGAGATTTGTGCACGGCAAATCCTGCCCCGTAAAATGTGCAAGATACATAGAGTTGGAGTATAACGGGAAAAAATTCAGAGTGAAACCGGAGTACGAGAGCATCGGTATGCTTGGCGCAGCCACAGGGGTTTTTAATTTCCCAGATGTGGCATATCTCATTCACCTTGCCAATGATCTGGGTCTGGATGCAATTGCCGCTGGCAACACCATAGGATGGTTGTTTGAACTGGTTGAACGTGGCCTCGTGGGAAGCGATGAAATAGGCGTACCTGTCAAAGGATTCGGCGATGCCCAGGCGGAAGAGAATCTGCTTCGGATGATAGCCTATCGCAGAGGATTCGGAGCCATCCTCGCGGAGGGAGTGAAAAGAGCCGGAGAGATACTGAACAGGGGGCAGAGACACGCTGTTCATGTAAAGGGCTTGGAATCTCCAGCGTGGGATCCCCGCGGGTTGCGCACCTATGGGCTCAGCTATGCAACCGCAGATGTTGGTGCATCCCATCTTAGGGGCTGGCCATATCCACGCAGTTTGCCCAATGACGGCCCTGCCAAGGAACTCGTTGCAAACCTGATTCAATCAAGGGATAAGGACGCACTCTTCGATACCCTGGGCCTATGCAAGTTTGTACCGTGGGAAAAGGAGGACATAGAGAGCATACTCTCAACCCTTCAATTTTCGGGCGATTTGAAAAACGTTGGATGGAGAACAGAGTGCATATCCAGAGTTTACGCCATTGCATCAGGCTTGATTCCCGAAAAAGATGACACAATTCCACCGAGGTGGTGGGAAAAAGAAGAAGATGGACCTGCAAGGGGAAATGCGGCTTTCATGAATCATGAGGATTTCATAGAGGCACGCAGGGAATTCTACCGTCTCAGAGGCTGGGATGAGAATGGAGTACCAAAAAAGGAGACACTTAAGATCCTTGGAATTGAGGAGTTTTCATCATTTTTAAGGTGA
- a CDS encoding DUF3783 domain-containing protein yields MLLLIGFESEEIEKIKGIFEDVITVSRDMEDVKLREIIEQRKEGSGEILGQQRIVIMHDIPKEKIGSTIKGIRSIIGEHIIFATSTPTSLQWKIADLVEELLEEDRYFRSRSK; encoded by the coding sequence ATGCTCCTGCTCATAGGTTTTGAAAGTGAAGAGATAGAAAAGATCAAGGGAATTTTCGAGGACGTGATCACCGTCTCAAGGGATATGGAAGACGTAAAACTCAGGGAAATAATAGAACAAAGGAAGGAGGGAAGTGGAGAGATCCTGGGGCAGCAGAGAATAGTCATAATGCACGATATACCAAAGGAAAAAATCGGTTCAACAATAAAGGGCATAAGGTCCATAATCGGGGAACACATAATATTTGCCACCTCCACGCCCACCTCCCTCCAATGGAAAATAGCGGACCTTGTGGAAGAACTCCTGGAGGAGGACAGATACTTCAGGTCCCGCTCTAAATGA
- a CDS encoding MBL fold metallo-hydrolase gives MTRITFLGTGGGRFTTIYQIRATGGVYLDDGIKIHIDPGPGALVQMHRFKVNPTKTDIIAVSHAHTDHYTDAEVLIEAITNGGTKKKGLLVGSKSVIEGYDIYDPAISKYHMGLVEKVASLSPGNVVRYRGIKIRATKSYHNDPTTIGFKIETSHGIVSYLADTDYSDSLARTHRNARVLILPVTRPLGAKIPYHLSTKEAAKLVAAIKPEIAILTHFGLKMIEENPDFQADWIWKETGVRTIAADDGMVVEIGRDIEII, from the coding sequence GTGACCAGAATAACTTTTCTAGGAACTGGCGGCGGGCGGTTCACCACCATATACCAGATTCGAGCCACTGGAGGGGTTTACTTAGATGATGGTATAAAAATCCACATTGACCCCGGACCCGGTGCACTTGTTCAAATGCACAGGTTCAAGGTCAATCCTACGAAAACGGATATCATTGCCGTATCCCATGCCCACACGGATCATTACACAGATGCGGAGGTGCTTATTGAGGCAATAACCAATGGGGGTACCAAGAAAAAGGGACTTCTTGTGGGGTCAAAGAGCGTGATTGAGGGATATGATATCTACGATCCCGCCATTTCCAAGTACCATATGGGCCTCGTGGAAAAGGTCGCTTCTCTCTCTCCGGGCAATGTAGTGAGGTACAGGGGTATAAAGATTCGGGCCACAAAGTCGTATCATAATGATCCAACCACAATAGGCTTCAAGATAGAAACTTCCCATGGGATAGTTTCCTATTTGGCGGATACCGATTACAGCGATTCTCTTGCCAGAACCCATAGGAATGCAAGGGTTTTGATACTTCCTGTTACCAGGCCCCTGGGGGCAAAGATACCATATCATCTGAGCACAAAGGAAGCCGCCAAACTGGTTGCGGCAATCAAGCCGGAAATCGCAATTTTGACCCATTTTGGACTAAAGATGATTGAGGAAAACCCTGATTTTCAGGCTGACTGGATATGGAAGGAAACTGGTGTAAGGACCATAGCAGCAGATGATGGGATGGTTGTTGAAATAGGAAGGGATATTGAGATCATTTAG
- a CDS encoding amidohydrolase family protein — translation MSILIRDAWIITQNARREIIKGDVYIEDNRISDVGRINLEADIIIDGKNKIVMPGLINTHTHIPMTDLRGLADDVDLEEFLKRMWALESKRTREDLRHGAALGIDEMLRTGTTTFVDMYSDEDVVAEVAREKGIRAFLGWAVVDEDITTQMGSPLKNAENFVQEYAKDDLITPMVAPHGVYTCSEETLLKAKEIADRYDTLITMHVAETRKEVYEHRKKTGFRPVEYLDKIGFLSPRLIAVHLVWLTLNEIRMLARNGVKASHNPTSNMKLGNGGSMPLVEMINEGITITLGTDSTVSNNNLDMFEVMKFAALLHKNERWNASVTNAQMILDFATVNAAKSLGLNTGSVEAGKLADIVILDASEPNARPLRKETLVSNVVYSISGLNVEYTIVNGKIVWKKEN, via the coding sequence ATGAGCATTCTCATACGCGATGCGTGGATTATCACTCAGAATGCGCGCAGGGAGATAATTAAAGGGGACGTTTATATTGAAGATAACAGGATCTCCGATGTTGGAAGGATCAACCTGGAAGCAGACATTATAATCGATGGAAAAAATAAGATAGTTATGCCCGGGCTGATAAACACGCACACCCACATACCAATGACCGATCTCAGAGGGCTTGCTGACGATGTTGATCTGGAGGAATTCCTAAAGAGGATGTGGGCCCTGGAATCCAAGAGAACAAGAGAGGATCTTCGTCATGGTGCTGCACTTGGCATAGATGAGATGCTCCGCACGGGAACAACCACCTTTGTTGATATGTACTCCGATGAGGATGTGGTGGCGGAGGTTGCCAGAGAGAAGGGAATACGTGCATTTCTGGGCTGGGCAGTTGTGGATGAGGATATTACCACCCAGATGGGTTCTCCACTAAAAAACGCTGAAAATTTTGTACAGGAGTATGCCAAGGACGATTTGATAACTCCCATGGTTGCTCCCCATGGTGTGTACACATGCTCTGAAGAGACCCTACTTAAAGCAAAGGAAATTGCCGATAGATACGATACGCTCATAACAATGCATGTTGCTGAAACAAGAAAGGAGGTCTATGAGCACCGCAAAAAAACTGGATTCAGGCCAGTGGAATATCTCGATAAAATTGGATTTCTCTCCCCCCGTCTGATAGCAGTGCATCTTGTGTGGCTAACCCTCAACGAAATAAGAATGCTTGCAAGAAATGGGGTTAAAGCATCCCACAATCCAACGAGCAACATGAAACTTGGAAATGGTGGCTCAATGCCCCTTGTGGAGATGATTAATGAAGGAATAACAATAACCCTCGGGACAGATAGTACCGTGAGCAACAACAACCTTGACATGTTTGAGGTTATGAAATTCGCCGCACTCCTGCACAAGAATGAGAGATGGAATGCCAGCGTGACAAACGCGCAGATGATTCTTGATTTCGCCACGGTAAATGCTGCCAAGTCACTGGGATTAAATACAGGGAGTGTAGAAGCAGGAAAATTGGCCGATATTGTGATTCTGGATGCATCAGAGCCCAACGCCAGACCACTTAGAAAGGAGACCCTGGTGAGCAATGTTGTTTATTCGATTTCTGGGCTCAATGTTGAATACACAATAGTGAACGGAAAAATAGTGTGGAAAAAAGAGAACTAG
- the fdhF gene encoding formate dehydrogenase subunit alpha: MKITLNGREIYLQGEKTILQVARDNGVDIPTLCIMEDGHPIGSCGLCVVKVTMNNRISYPRACATRVAEGMVIETHAPEVEDARRTILEMLAEEHEAGGDLGELMQRYGIVAKGEKKREEWPENPFISFNPDACVSCFRCVQACSEIKANNVLIREGRGAEIRILAGYGQSLQDAGCAFCGACIDACPTGALKEKTWDMGNEKITTVCPYCGVGCMIDYYVWDNRIIYARGNPEGVNRGDDCIKGRFGWEFVHSEERLKNPMIKRNGRFVEVTWDEVLDYIAKRFKEIREKYGANSIAGLSSAKCTNEENYLFQKFMRSVIGTNNVDHCARLCHASTVTGLMKVFGAGAMTNSIEDLSKAEVFFVIGSNTTHAHPVIGTMIKRAVKNGAKLIVADPRDIELKRYATVRLSHRPGTDVALLNGMMHVIIHYGLFDEEFVKNRTEGFENLKRVVEKYTPEYVERITGVPAEEIIRAAILYATHRSSIIYAMGITQHTSGTANVASLANLALLTGNVGKEGTGVNPLRGQNNVQGAGDMGALPNLLPGYVNLKSRDVERFERAWGVKIPRDPGLTVIEMMHAAGKEIRAMYIMGENPAVSDPDQKHVLKALKSLEFLVVQDLFMSETAQLADVVLPATASLEKEGTFTNTERRVQLLKKVVEPPGEAKPDWWIITEIAKRMGANWNYSSPRDIFEEIRSVVPQYGGITYERIENIGIQWPCPSEEHPGTKILHVSRFPRANGLAKFSPYDHRPPAEETDDEYPFVLTTGRTYEHFHTGTLTRKIEGFNVLMPEAFVEINPEDAKSLRINNGDCVEVESRRGAIRVKAKISGIKKGVVFIPFHFAESAANILTTDALDPEAKIPELKVAAVRLKKC; the protein is encoded by the coding sequence ATGAAAATCACGCTCAACGGTCGTGAGATTTATCTTCAGGGTGAGAAAACCATACTGCAAGTTGCTCGCGATAACGGAGTGGATATTCCAACTCTGTGCATTATGGAGGATGGGCATCCCATTGGCTCTTGCGGGCTCTGCGTGGTGAAAGTGACAATGAACAATCGCATCTCCTATCCGCGAGCATGCGCCACCAGGGTTGCGGAGGGAATGGTCATTGAGACGCATGCTCCAGAGGTAGAGGATGCTCGTAGAACCATACTTGAGATGCTCGCCGAGGAGCACGAGGCAGGTGGCGACTTGGGGGAGTTGATGCAGAGATACGGCATTGTGGCCAAAGGAGAGAAAAAGAGGGAAGAATGGCCTGAAAATCCTTTCATATCCTTCAATCCGGATGCGTGCGTGTCGTGCTTCAGATGCGTTCAGGCTTGCTCTGAAATCAAAGCGAATAACGTTCTTATTCGCGAAGGAAGGGGTGCTGAGATAAGAATTCTCGCTGGATACGGGCAATCATTGCAGGACGCTGGCTGTGCCTTCTGCGGCGCGTGCATTGATGCATGCCCCACGGGTGCGCTGAAAGAGAAAACATGGGATATGGGGAACGAGAAAATAACCACAGTTTGCCCTTACTGCGGTGTTGGATGCATGATTGATTATTATGTGTGGGATAATCGCATCATATACGCCCGGGGAAATCCTGAGGGAGTGAATCGCGGTGATGATTGCATCAAGGGCCGTTTTGGCTGGGAGTTTGTGCACAGTGAGGAGAGATTGAAGAATCCGATGATAAAGAGGAATGGAAGATTCGTTGAGGTAACTTGGGACGAGGTGCTGGATTACATAGCAAAGAGATTTAAAGAAATCAGAGAGAAGTACGGAGCAAACAGCATAGCCGGACTATCCTCTGCAAAATGCACCAACGAAGAGAATTACCTGTTCCAGAAATTTATGCGCTCCGTGATCGGTACTAACAACGTGGACCATTGCGCAAGATTGTGCCATGCTTCCACCGTCACGGGCCTGATGAAGGTATTCGGCGCAGGGGCAATGACCAACAGCATTGAAGACCTCAGCAAGGCGGAGGTTTTCTTTGTTATTGGCTCAAACACCACGCATGCGCATCCTGTGATCGGCACGATGATAAAGAGAGCTGTGAAGAATGGAGCCAAACTGATAGTGGCGGACCCGCGGGACATTGAACTTAAAAGGTACGCAACTGTGAGGCTCTCGCATCGTCCCGGCACGGATGTTGCGTTGCTCAACGGGATGATGCATGTCATAATCCATTATGGCCTATTTGATGAGGAATTCGTCAAGAACAGAACGGAGGGCTTTGAAAATCTGAAGAGGGTGGTTGAGAAGTACACCCCTGAGTATGTGGAGCGCATCACAGGTGTGCCAGCAGAGGAGATAATTCGCGCCGCAATTTTATACGCAACGCACCGCTCCTCCATAATCTACGCGATGGGCATAACGCAGCACACGTCTGGCACGGCTAATGTCGCTTCCCTTGCAAATCTCGCTCTTCTCACCGGGAATGTTGGAAAGGAAGGCACCGGCGTGAATCCTCTTCGTGGTCAGAACAATGTGCAAGGCGCAGGAGACATGGGTGCGCTGCCAAATCTCCTTCCGGGGTACGTGAATCTGAAATCAAGGGATGTTGAGAGGTTTGAACGGGCGTGGGGTGTGAAGATTCCCAGAGATCCGGGATTGACCGTTATTGAGATGATGCATGCTGCAGGGAAAGAAATAAGGGCGATGTACATAATGGGCGAGAACCCGGCGGTGAGCGACCCGGACCAGAAGCATGTGCTAAAAGCCCTAAAAAGCTTGGAGTTCCTCGTGGTGCAGGATTTGTTTATGAGCGAGACGGCGCAGCTTGCGGACGTGGTGCTTCCCGCAACCGCGTCCTTGGAGAAGGAGGGCACTTTCACCAACACGGAGAGAAGGGTGCAATTGCTGAAGAAGGTTGTAGAACCTCCGGGCGAGGCGAAGCCGGACTGGTGGATAATCACGGAGATTGCGAAGAGAATGGGTGCGAATTGGAATTATTCCTCGCCACGGGATATTTTTGAAGAGATAAGAAGTGTGGTACCGCAGTACGGGGGCATAACCTACGAAAGAATTGAAAACATCGGAATTCAATGGCCCTGTCCAAGCGAGGAGCATCCAGGCACCAAAATTCTACATGTCTCCAGATTTCCGAGAGCCAACGGCCTTGCAAAATTCTCACCTTACGACCACAGGCCCCCAGCCGAGGAAACGGATGATGAGTATCCGTTCGTTCTAACCACAGGAAGGACGTACGAGCACTTCCACACCGGCACACTCACGAGGAAGATAGAGGGATTCAACGTTCTGATGCCAGAGGCTTTCGTGGAAATAAATCCAGAGGATGCAAAATCTCTCAGAATAAATAACGGTGATTGCGTGGAGGTAGAATCCCGGCGCGGTGCAATAAGGGTCAAGGCGAAGATTTCGGGGATAAAGAAGGGCGTTGTCTTCATTCCATTCCACTTTGCAGAGAGCGCTGCGAATATCCTCACCACAGATGCGCTGGACCCGGAGGCGAAGATTCCAGAACTGAAGGTTGCGGCGGTGAGATTGAAAAAGTGCTAG
- a CDS encoding NADH-quinone oxidoreductase subunit F codes for MMLLRNLPDLKSYMADDGFSALRSALEMKQSEIVDMIDKSSLVGRGGAAFPTGLKMRFVSQVGATPKYIIANADEGEPGTFKDRVLMEQNPYQIIEGMIISAYAIGASRGFFYIRYEYRDLARKIERILDELRRNGMLGENIYGSNFSFDIELVLGAGSYVCGEETALMESIEGKRGFPRIKPPYPAQRGLWGKPTLINNVETLANIPIIINIGAENYAKMGTKYCSGPKLFSVSGFIKNAGVYEEILGKITLGEMIERAGGVDGELKGIMLGGGAAGFIVDSSFLGMKLCFEDARQRGISLGTGDIIVFNHEVNLWNVLLNIARFFEHESCGQCFPCRYGTRRMRGIIEKIVRGEGTKEDIEKLNMTARAMKIASLCPLGTSAMLAYESAMRYFSEELMEVIK; via the coding sequence ATGATGCTCCTGCGCAACCTTCCGGATCTGAAATCATACATGGCGGACGACGGATTCTCAGCGCTGCGCAGCGCGCTTGAGATGAAGCAGAGTGAGATAGTAGATATGATTGATAAATCCTCTCTCGTAGGTCGTGGAGGCGCGGCGTTTCCCACGGGGCTGAAGATGAGATTCGTCTCGCAGGTTGGTGCAACGCCAAAGTACATAATCGCCAACGCAGATGAAGGCGAGCCGGGCACATTCAAAGATAGAGTTCTTATGGAGCAAAATCCGTACCAGATAATAGAGGGCATGATCATCTCCGCGTACGCCATAGGCGCATCAAGAGGATTTTTCTACATACGGTACGAGTATCGGGATCTGGCTAGGAAGATAGAGAGAATACTGGATGAGCTCCGGCGCAACGGCATGCTTGGCGAGAACATATACGGCTCCAACTTCTCCTTTGACATTGAACTCGTTTTAGGCGCAGGATCCTATGTTTGCGGCGAGGAAACCGCGCTCATGGAGAGCATTGAGGGAAAGAGAGGATTTCCGAGAATCAAGCCGCCGTATCCCGCTCAGAGAGGGCTCTGGGGCAAGCCAACCCTGATCAACAATGTGGAAACCCTTGCAAACATTCCGATTATAATCAACATTGGAGCGGAGAATTATGCGAAGATGGGCACGAAGTACTGCTCAGGACCCAAACTCTTCAGTGTGAGTGGATTCATCAAAAATGCAGGGGTTTACGAGGAAATACTAGGAAAGATAACTCTGGGTGAGATGATTGAAAGGGCAGGAGGCGTGGATGGAGAACTCAAGGGGATAATGCTAGGGGGAGGTGCGGCGGGATTCATAGTTGATTCCTCTTTTCTGGGCATGAAACTCTGCTTTGAGGATGCGAGGCAGCGTGGCATATCCCTCGGCACTGGTGATATCATCGTGTTCAACCACGAGGTAAATCTCTGGAATGTTCTTCTGAACATTGCAAGATTCTTTGAGCACGAGTCCTGCGGGCAGTGTTTCCCCTGCCGCTACGGAACGAGGAGAATGAGGGGAATAATTGAAAAGATTGTGAGAGGAGAGGGCACGAAGGAGGACATTGAGAAATTAAATATGACTGCGCGTGCAATGAAAATCGCCTCGCTATGTCCCCTTGGCACCAGCGCAATGCTCGCCTACGAATCGGCTATGCGCTATTTTAGCGAGGAGCTCATGGAGGTGATTAAATGA
- a CDS encoding NAD(P)H-dependent oxidoreductase subunit E — protein sequence MQQIIREIIQKHSQRDAKLLAILHDVQDEFGYIPEEAMELIAEEMGKKPGEIYDVVSFYSFFRFTPAKHVIRVCNGIVCNLKGSEEIIKAIEERYGIKNGETTSDGKFRLEVVECIGRCDGPSAMLVDEHSYGNLTPEKAIEILRRYEE from the coding sequence ATGCAACAGATTATCAGGGAAATTATTCAAAAGCATTCTCAAAGGGATGCAAAACTTCTGGCAATTCTGCACGATGTTCAGGACGAGTTCGGCTACATTCCGGAGGAGGCAATGGAGCTCATAGCTGAGGAAATGGGAAAGAAGCCCGGCGAAATATACGATGTAGTCTCATTTTATTCATTCTTCCGCTTCACGCCTGCTAAGCATGTTATTCGGGTCTGCAACGGCATAGTTTGCAATCTGAAGGGCTCGGAGGAGATAATAAAGGCAATAGAGGAGAGATACGGGATAAAAAATGGTGAAACAACGAGCGATGGAAAATTTCGCCTTGAGGTAGTGGAGTGCATCGGCCGCTGCGACGGTCCGTCAGCGATGCTTGTGGACGAGCATTCTTACGGAAATTTGACCCCTGAGAAGGCGATTGAGATTCTGAGGAGGTATGAAGAATGA
- a CDS encoding NTP transferase domain-containing protein, whose product MRAYVLVGLSRRLPGKHTMKVIYGKRLIDLVVDNLQNMGLDVVVYSKIPLDLDVPVLHDESSWIIESVVSLLKMDDSFLLFGGDMPLVRMEAVKLLLKNYGHTSVVPRWSNDYLEPLHAYYARSAIKCLEGARSLTLGLQNCPYVNFVPAEKMPEETFFNVNTRRDMELLRRILAAKDK is encoded by the coding sequence GTGCGTGCATACGTTCTTGTTGGGCTCTCAAGGAGACTTCCCGGAAAGCACACTATGAAGGTTATTTATGGGAAGAGACTCATAGATCTTGTGGTGGATAACCTGCAAAACATGGGATTGGATGTGGTTGTTTACTCAAAAATCCCCCTGGACTTGGATGTTCCCGTTCTGCACGATGAGTCCTCATGGATCATAGAATCCGTTGTTTCACTCCTAAAAATGGATGATTCATTTCTTTTATTTGGCGGAGATATGCCACTGGTGAGAATGGAGGCGGTGAAACTCCTCTTGAAAAATTATGGGCACACGAGCGTGGTTCCGAGGTGGAGCAACGATTATCTTGAACCTCTGCACGCATACTATGCACGCTCTGCTATCAAATGCTTGGAAGGTGCCAGGAGTTTGACCCTCGGACTGCAAAACTGTCCCTATGTAAACTTTGTCCCCGCAGAAAAAATGCCCGAGGAAACGTTTTTCAATGTGAACACTAGGAGGGATATGGAACTGCTAAGGAGAATTCTTGCGGCAAAAGATAAATAA